One Vitis vinifera cultivar Pinot Noir 40024 chromosome 8, ASM3070453v1 genomic window carries:
- the LOC100256742 gene encoding ethylene-insensitive protein 2.2, producing MEAEISNANHMPDVRHQFLPAVFPMLLISIGYVDPGKWAAVVEGGARFGFDLVALMLVFNFAAVLCQCLAARIGVVTGRDLAQICSDEYDKSTCMLLGIQTELSMIALDLTMILGIAHGLHLMFGADLFSCVFLTAIDAVLFPLFATLLENGKAKFLCIWMVGFVLLCYALGVLISLPEIPLSINGMPTKFSGESAFALMSLLGANIMPHNFYLHSSIVKRHQGLPNVSKAALCHSHIFAILFVFSGIFLLNYVLMNAAANVFYSTGLVLLTFQDAMSLMDQVFRSPIAPVFFLLVLFLCNQITALTWDLGGQVVLHHLLRMDIPGWLHHATIRIIAIIPALYCVRTSGAEGAYQLLLFMQVMVAMFLPSSVIPLVRVASSRSIMGVYKVSQFVEFLAVVALVGMLGLKIIFVVEMIFGNSDWVGNLRWNIGNTTSGSYFLLLTTACTSLCFMLWLAATPLKSASARSDAQAWNWDSPKAVTEPSFEREEIDFMDSRYHGEDPVHKQEPAPALEKSFGSHLDMPVENFDFDLPETIMDSDHGPILTTIEENCSNITFPSSPICHSEKPESTVESVSPTTVVNEVSHVDLLDTSTLKIESVDPVEKTVGIEGDSQIEKDDEEGDAWEPEEASKEISGSSPSLTSEGPGSFRSLSGKSDEGGNGTGSLSRLAGLGRAARRQLAAVLDEFWGQLYDFHGQATPEAKAKKLDLLLGLDSKPAISSLKVDSIEKEFTGYFPSVGGRGSDSLISSSLYDSPRQQTMQSSMDSSYRGVQRGSSSFWSNNIQMLDAYVQNSSRNVLDAGERRYSSLRLPPSSDGLDYQPATVHGYQIASYLSRIAKDKSSDYMNPPIEPTPPKSPSLGPANYRDPLSFALGQKLQNGLGSVQASGFQNRAVSRNSALQSERAYYEMCSSGPAETGGIPANTKKYHSLPDISGISVPLRNLYLSDRSAQWDNTVGFGQSIGRTTYDRTSIDHSTYEQSLYSNTGSTTRGPLAFDELSPSKAYRDPFSLPLSTSSDTGSLWSRQPFEQFGVADKTRSVVGEGVGSRSNSITRDASSLLHLEAKLLQSFRHCIVRLIKLEGSDWLFRPNEGADEDLIYRVAAREKFLYEAETRDISWGVNMGEAQYSSSDRKSGSALLLVSSVPHCGEGCVWRVDLVISFGVWCIHRILDLSFMESRPELWGKYTYVLNRLQGIIDLAFSKPRSPMLPCFCLQIPASHQQRSSPPVSNGILPPAVKSVKGKCTSAAMLLEIIKDVEIAISCRKGRTGTAAGDVAFPKGKENLASVLKRYKRRLSNKPVGTHDNMGSGLRKLPTSSTYGS from the exons ATGGAAGCTGAGATTTCTAACGCTAACCATATGCCAGATGTTCGGCATCAGTTCCTTCCTGCTGTTTTTCCTATGCTTCTGATATCAATTGGATATGTCGATCCAGGAAAGTGGGCTGCAGTTGTTGAGGGTGGTGCCCGATTTGGGTTTGATCTGGTTGCTCTAATGCTTGTATTCAATTTTGCTGCTGTTTTATGCCAGTGTTTGGCAGCCCGGATTGGTGTTGTGACCGGAAGAGATCTTGCACAG ATTTGCAGTGATGAGTATGACAAGTCCACATGCATGCTCCTTGGAATTCAAACAGAGCTTTCCATGATTGCTCTGGACCTTACTATG ATCCTGGGCATTGCCCATGGACTTCATCTCATGTTTGGGGCGGACTTGTTCAGCTGTGTCTTTTTGACTGCTATTGATGCTGTTTTATTTCCACTTTTTGCCACCCTCCTG GAAAATGGCAAGGCAAAATTCTTATGCATATGGATGGTAGGTTTTGTATTGCTTTGCTATGCTCTTGGAGTACTCATCAGTCTACCAGAAATTCCACTTTCAATTAATGGGATGCCAACAAAGTTCAGTGGGGAGAGTGCATTTGCATTGATGAGTCTTCTTGGAGCTAATATTATGCCTCATAATTTTTATCTCCATTCTTCGATTGTAAAG CGGCATCAAGGACTACCAAATGTTTCCAAAGCTGCTTTGTGTCATAGTCATATTTTTGCGATCTTATTCGTCTTCAGTGGCATTTTCTTGCTGAATTATGTGCTGATGAATGCTGCAGCAAATGTGTTCTATAGCACAGGCCTTGTTTTGCTTACATTTCAGGATGCTATGTCTCTAATGGATCAG GTATTTAGGAGTCCAATTGCACCTGTTTTCTTTTTACTGGTTCTATTTCTATGTAATCAAATCACAGCATTAACCTGGGATCTTGGCGGTCAAGTAGTCTTGCATCATTTATTGAGAATGGACATTCCTGGATGGCTTCATCATGCTACAATCAGGATAATTGCGATTATTCCAGCCCTGTACTGTGTGAGGACTTCAGGAGCTGAAGGGGCATATCAGTTGCTTTTGTTCATGCAGGTTATGGTAGCTATGTTCCTTCCATCTTCTGTCATCCCTCTTGTCCGGGTTGCCTCCTCAAGATCAATAATGGGTGTCTACAAAGTTTCTCAGTTTGTGGAGTTCCTCGCCGTAGTTGCATTAGTTGGGATGCTTGGCTTAAAGATCATATTTGTTGTAGAGATGATATTTGGAAATAGTGATTGGGTGGGTAACTTGCGATGGAACATTGGGAATACTACATCTGGCTCATATTTTCTTCTACTCACCACTGCATGTACATCACTCTGTTTTATGCTTTGGCTGGCTGCCACCCCATTAAAATCTGCTAGTGCCAGATCAGATGCACAGGCATGGAACTGGGATTCACCAAAGGCTGTAACTGAGCCATCCTTTGAGAGAGAGGAAATCGATTTTATGGACTCTAGATATCATGGAGAGGATCCTGTTCACAAGCAAGAACCAGCACCAGCGTTGGAGAAATCCTTTGGGAGTCATTTGGATATGCCagtggaaaattttgattttgatttgccTGAAACAATCATGGATTCTGATCACGGGCCTATATTGACTACTATTGAAGAGAATTGTTCTAATATTACATTTCCCAGCTCCCCAATATGTCACTCAGAGAAACCAGAATCTACAGTAGAGTCAGTATCACCCACCACTGTGGTTAATGAAGTCTCTCATGTTGACTTGCTGGATACCAGCACCTTGAAGATTGAATCAGTGGACCCAGTTGAAAAGACTGTTGGAATAGAAGGAGACTCACAGATTGAGAAGGATGACGAGGAGGGAGATGCTTGGGAGCCTGAAGAAGCTTCCAAAGAGATTTCTGGAAGCAGCCCTTCTTTGACATCTGAGGGTCCAGGATCATTTAGGAGTCTCAGTGGGAAAAGTGATGAAGGTGGGAATGGTACTGGAAGTCTTTCAAGACTAGCTGGGTTGGGTCGTGCTGCAAGACGTCAGTTAGCTGCAGTTCTTGATGAGTTTTGGGGACAATTGTATGATTTCCATGGTCAGGCAACTCCAGAAGCAAAGGCTAAGAAACTGGATTTGTTGCTGGGGCTAGATTCGAAACCTGCGATTTCCTCACTGAAAGTGGACAGTATCGAGAAGGAATTTACTGGGTACTTCCCATCTGTGGGAGGAAGAGGATCAGATTCCCTGATCAGTTCAAGTTTATATGATTCCCCCAGGCAGCAGACAATGCAAAGCAGTATGGATTCTTCTTATAGGGGGGTTCAAAGGGGGTCTTCTTCATTTTGGTCCAACAACATTCAAATGCTGGATGCATATGTGCAAAATTCCAGCCGCAATGTTCTTGATGCTGGTGAGAGGCGCTACTCTAGTTTGCGTCTTCCACCCTCTTCTGATGGCTTGGATTATCAGCCAGCCACTGTACATGGATATCAGATTGCCTCTTATCTCAGTCGTATTGCTAAGGATAAAAGTTCGGATTATATGAATCCCCCAATTGAGCCAACACCCCCAAAATCCCCTTCTTTGGGCCCTGCAAACTATAGAGATCCACTTTCTTTTGCTTTGGGGCAAAAGCTGCAAAATGGGTTAGGCTCTGTACAAGCATCTGGTTTTCAGAACCGTGCAGTATCGAGAAACAGTGCTTTGCAATCTGAAAGAGCATATTATGAAATGTGCTCCTCAGGACCTGCCGAGACTGGGGGGATTCCAGCCAATACAAAGAAGTACCATAGTTTGCCTGATATTTCAGGAATCTCAGTTCCTCTTCGGAATTTATATTTGTCTGATAGGAGTGCTCAATGGGACAATACTGTTGGTTTTGGGCAATCTATTGGTCGAACAACCTATGATCGCACATCTATTGATCATTCAACCTATGAACAATCCCTGTACTCAAATACTGGTTCGACAACCCGGGGTCCTCTGGCATTTGATGAACTCTCTCCATCAAAAGCATATAGAGATCCTTTTTCCTTGCCATTGAGTACAAGTTCAGACACTGGATCCCTCTGGTCTAGACAGCCTTTTGAGCAGTTTGGTGTGGCTGATAAAACTCGTAGTGTTGTGGGTGAAGGAGTTGGAAGTAGGTCAAATTCAATTACTCGAGATGCTTCTTCTCTTCTGCATTTGGAGGCCAAGCTTCTTCAATCTTTCCGACATTGTATTGTGAGGCTCATCAAACTGGAAGGATCTGATTGGTTGTTTAGACCGAATGAAGGTGCAGATGAGGATCTTATTTATCGTGTTGCTGCGAGGGAGAAATTTCTTTATGAGGCTGAAACCAGAGATATTAGCTGGGGGGTTAACATGGGGGAGGCTCAGTACTCTTCTTCTGATAGGAAATCTGGTTCTGCACTACTGCTTGTTTCCTCGGTTCCTCATTGTGGAGAGGGCTGTGTATGGAGAGTGGATTTGGTAATAAGCTTTGGGGTGTGGTGCATTCATCGAATTCTTGATCTGTCCTTTATGGAAAGCCGACCAGAGCTATGGGGAAAATATACTTATGTACTCAACCGTCTTCAg GGAATCATCGACCTGGCCTTCTCAAAGCCTCGTTCTCCAATGCTCCCATGCTTCTGCCTTCAAATTCCAGCATCACACCAGCAAAGGTCAAGCCCACCAGTCTCAAATGGGATTTTGCCCCCTGCGGTAAAATCAGTCAAGGGGAAATGCACGAGTGCAGCTATGCTATTAGAGATAATCAAGGATGTGGAGATTGCTATATCTTGCCGAAAGGGTAGAACAGGGACTGCAGCTGGCGATGTGGCTTTCCCCAAAGGAAAAGAGAATCTGGCATCTGTTCTCAAGCGCTACAAGCGTCGTTTATCCAACAAACCTGTTGGAACCCACGATAATATGGGCTCTGGGTTGCGAAAACTTCCGACTTCATCGACTTATGGCTCATAG